From Rana temporaria chromosome 7, aRanTem1.1, whole genome shotgun sequence, the proteins below share one genomic window:
- the LOC120944951 gene encoding galectin-1-like, with amino-acid sequence MATNIRLGSQVEVEGFIPHDCKRFFINMGKDSNNKVIHFDVRFDYLADQRKIVLNSMKDGVFGEEQREGFFPFQAGSDTKVSFTFENDKIAIQLPSGNPLSFPIRFPITDITFVSVEELETKSITLK; translated from the exons ATGGCAACTAAT ATTAGACTCGGTTCCCAGGTGGAGGTGGAGGGCTTCATCCCGCATGACTGTAAAAG gtttttcataaaCATGGGAAAAGATTCTAATAATAAAGTGATACACTTCGACGTTCGATTTGATTATCTTGCAGACCAGCGCAAGATAGTCTTGAACTCAATGAAGGACGGTGTCTTtggagaggagcagagggaggGCTTCTTCCCCTTCCAGGCGGGGTCAGACACCAAG GTTTCCTTCACGTTTGAGAATGACAAGATCGCCATACAATTACCTTCTGGAAATCCTCTCTCCTTTCCAATCCGCTTTCCCATAACGGATATCACATTCGTATCTGTGGAAGAACTCGAGACCAAGTCCATCACACTGAAATGA